TTGCTTCTTTTAGTAAACTTAATTGGTGCCCACCTCCACGAATAACACGTTCTATTACCATGCCAGGAGGAGCAACAAATAAAATCATTGGCAGAACATCTATCTTTTCGAGCCAAGAGGTATCAGATATTTTCTTGTCTGGAATAATTTTATACTTTAGGTCTAACCTTTCAGCAAACTGTTTTAACTCCTCTTCCGAATCTCTAAATCCGATTCCTAAAATTTCAATCTTCTTACCACCAAATTGAAGGTCTAAAACAGAAAGTTTGGTAGCCATTTCCTCTCCCGTTTTTGTAGAGAAAAGGAAAATAATGAGCACAGGTTCGCTATTCTGATATAACGAAAGGTCTACCGTGCCTCCATTTATATCTTGTGCAGTAAATACAGGAAACTTGTCATTTTTTACAAATGTATCCCCGTATGTTTGCTGTACATAAATAGACAAGAATACGAACAACACGATTGTTAAAATATTCATTCTCTTTTTCATAACTTTTCTCCTATATAAACAAACCATTACTTTAATTTTACCATGTTTTTATAATTTTTGCTCTTTAATTTTTTCGAGGTGGTAATAAAATATGTTTTGCCACAGTTTCACCTGCTTCTTTTGGCTTTAGGGACGGGGGTAATTCACCCGTTATCACATCCTCACCATTTCGGATTATCCATGATATAGAATTGGGTTCTCCTTTTAATTGAATTACATCACCTGCTTGATATTTTTTATTTTGATATATAATCTCAGAAGATTGATTTCGTATTTCTACCTCAACCTGTCCATCAAAAGGTGTAATAAAATCAGAGATTCTCTTCAAATCAAGATAATTTTGGTAATCTTCGTAAGCCTCTTTTGTACTTGCCTGCCATATATTAAAAATAACTTTTCCAAAATAAGCAATATTCTGTTGTGCAGTTGGTTGTGTTACAACTCCCTGCTTATTACCTTCTTTATTTGCAAAAAACACTCCCAAAAGAACAATAATTGCAAAAACAACAACAATTCCTATCACAATCGGAAGCACCTTTTTTTTGCTTGTACCAATTATTATTTTTTCTTTATCTTCGTGTTCGGACAATTCTTTTACACTTATCACTGTCGGTGCTTCTGTATCTGAACTTTCAGTAGGTTTTTTGGGTTTGCTTTTTTCTACACATTCATTTAATGCTTTAGCAAATGCCTCCATATCAGGGTAACGGTCATTTGGGTTTTTGCTCATGGCTTTTAGAAGAACATCATCCAACGCTTTTGGAATAGAAACATTTAAATCTGAAGGTGGCAAAGGCTGTATTTTTAGTACTTTGTGCATAATTACACCAAACTCTTCCCCTGTAAAAGGTTTTTCCCCAGTAATAAGTTCATAAAGGACAACAGCCAAAGAGAATTGGTCAGACCTCCCGTCAATTTCTCCTGCTGTAAATTGTTCGGGACTCATATAATGTAGAGTTCCTATTAATGTTCCATCTTTAGTTAACGTAGACTCAGGTAATTTTGCTATTCCAAAATCTGTAAGTTTAATTTTCCCATCTTTAGTCATAAGAATATTAGACGGTTTAATATCTCTGTGAACAATTCCATGCTGATGGGTAACATATAAAGCACTGCATGTTGCGTTTGCTATTTTTAACACCTCTTCTAATGGCCATTTCTTTTTCTTACCCAACAATGTTTTAAGGTCGTCTCCCTCAATATATTCCATAACAATATAGGCAAGACCTTCTTCATCACCCATATCATAGATAGTCACCACATTAGGATGCTGTATCTTACCAGCCATAACCGCTTCACGGGTAAATCGGATAAATATCTCATCTGCAACGCTTGAACTAACAGACAAATCTTTTCTGGCAGTTTTAATAGCCACTTTCCTCTCAATTAACGGGTCATACGCTTCATATACCACCCCCATTGCTCCCCTCCCTATCTCTTTTATTATTTCATATTTCGCTATCTTTTTGGGAACTTTCGAATCTTCGATTATTGTTTCGTCTTTTGGTTTCTCATCTCGTTTATCCATCGTTGAACTTTCTCCTTACCAGTAGTTTCATTGGTATAGTCCAAATACTTCGTAAAATAATGAATGGCTTCTTCTTCGTTCTCTTTTTCAAGTTGAATTAATGCAAGATTGTAATATGCTAATGCATATTGAGAATCTAATGTTATCGCCTTATTAAAATATTCTTCTGCTTTGTCTAACTGATTCATTCTTCGTAATGTTTCTCCTAAATCATTATACACCTGAGGGCAATTACTGCATAAACTAACAAGGCTTTCAAATGTTTCTTTTGCTTCTTCTAACCGATTCATTTTTAATAATAATCGTCCTAAATTCCTTTTCGACTCTATTGACTGGTTATCGAGTGTTATTGCTCGTTTATATGCTTTTTCTGCCATTTGATAATCACTTAAATACTCAGAAACAACTCCCAGATTAAACCATGCCTCAAAAAATTCTGGAAATAATTGTGCCGATTTTTTGTAGTATTCATATTTCTTTTTCATATCATCGCTATTAACGCCCTTATTATAGAACTCAATCGCTAAAAGAACCGTTCGGTCTATATTCGGTAAAGGTATAATTTCTGTTTCCAACATATTTAATTTATCCGTTTGACTCTTTGGTATTATTTTTTCATAAATTGGAGTCGTCTCTAAATATTTTCGTATCTCTTCAGAAGAAATTGCCAATGAGAAAACAGTCCCTTCTAATTTACCTATTATCATCCCAATAAAATCACCCTTATGGTTAAACACAGGTGCTCCACTTGCACCTGGGTCAGCATACATGGTTAATTGAAATACTTTATTCCCTTTGTATAACCGATTTGGATTTGAAACTGTCCCTGTAATAACTGAAAAAGCCAGATTATCTGGCGATGCCAAAGTAAATACACTTGTCCCTGCATTTACATTAACATCAGCATTAATGTCTACCCATGAAGAAAAATTGCGATTCGCCTTAAGGATGGATACATCTTTCTCCTTCGAATAGTAAAGTAGAGTCAAGGAGAAAATCTGACCATCAATAAGTTTACCTTGAATCTCTTTCGCATTTTTAACCTGATGTGCTGATGCAATAACGTAACCATCGGCTGAAATCACAAAACCACTGGCTTGTATCACATCATCATTGGTATCTGTACAATTGATAAGAAGTACTGAACCTTGTTTTTGCCGAACAACATCCTCAAGGTTTTCAGATAACAATAACCTTGCTGGAAACAGTATAATAAGAAAAATATATATTAGTTTAAACTTCGAATTACTCATGAATCGACACATCGTTACCTTTATTTGTGGTTATATATTAGTTTATATAACATTTTATCATGAAATCCGTAAAAATGGTTTACAATTATGGTACTAAATAATGAAAGTTGATAAAAATTTTCTGAACACATTAAGTACAGTATCCAATTTAGGGTTTTCATTAACTATCTTTATATTATTAGGTTTCTTTATCGGAAACAAATTAGATAATTATTTCCAAACTAATGGTATTCTTCTTGCAGTTTGCGTTTTAACATCTATAATTTTAGGTTTTGTTAGCTTTTTTATCACAATTTTTAAGAAACTAAAATGATTGAGCAAAAATTTCAAATAACTTATTTTATAACATCCCTGCTGGTTATTCTCTTTCTTTTTATTCTCCTTTATCCTTTCTTCGGAAAAAACACATTAATTTTTGTTACAACGGGCATCTTCAATGTTAGTCTAACTATGATTTCATGGAAAAGTCTCTATCATTGCTTGAAGAATAACTATGTTGCACCAGTGATATTTTTAGGTGTTATCAAAAAATTAGTTTTAATCGTTTTTGTTTTATACCTCTTCACTACTATGGAACATAAAATCTCAAACATTTTTTTGTTAAGTTCTGGTTTAATTATTGCACCCATTGTAGTTAGAGTATTATCATATTTTTCAGTATAAAACAAGGAACCATATCTGAACAACCGCATAGAAAAAAGTATAAATAGGATTAGGCATGGAAGAAATTGGAAAAAGGTGGGTTTTGTACTACATTCCAGGTACGGATATTCCGATACCCTTAGGGGGACTCCATGTCTATACCGTCATCACCTCATTTTTTGTTTTATTTCTTTTACTAATCATTAGTTATTGGTTTTCGCACCGATTCCAATTTATTCCAACAAAAACACAATCCCTCCTTGAAATCATAATATTATGGTTTAAGTCTTTAATTGAACCAATTATTGAAAACTCCAATATAGACATTCTTTATGAGATATTACCTTTTGTATCATCTTTATTTTTATTTATATTTTTTGGCATCCTCTTATCACTTATACCTCTTCCCTATCTCGAAGAGCCTACAAGTGACCTAAATTGCACAATAGCCCTTGCACTAACCTCCTTATTTTACAGTTGGATAACCGCATTACGATTTAGAGGCTTCCACGGCATAATAAAGGAGTTTCAAGGACCTTTATACAGTGAAGGGATAGAAGGTCAAGACAAAACATTAATTCAAAAACTCTCAGTTCTATTCTTCTTCCCTTTCAAAATCATAGAAGAAATTTCTAAAATTATCTCCTTATCATGTCGTCTTTTTGGTAATACTCTTGGTTCTGGAATTGTTAGTATTGTTATTTCGACCTTAACCTTTTATATGTTTGTTCCAATTTTAATTGATGTTCTGTTAACAGGTTTTGAAGCGTTTATTCAGGCTTTTGTATTTGCATCACTGAGTACAGTATATATCTCTTCATATTTTGCTGAACATTAAATCTATAACTATAAAGGAGTGTTTTATGGACACAAATTCATGGCTCAACGTACTTCACTTTATAACAGCACAAACTGCTTCTACTACTGGAAATAGCAGTTCACTTATCAGCGGAGAAGATTATAAAATCATCTTTGCATGCATTTCCGCCGCAATAACTATGGGTTTGGTAGGTGTAGCAGCAGCATTATCAGAAGGGTATGCAGCCGCAAAGGCATGTGAAGGAATAGCACGCAATCCAGAATCTTCAGGACCTGTTACTCGAACTATGATTATCGGACAAGCAGTAACAGAATCTGTTGCTATTTATGCACTTGTGATTGCCATTATCATTCTTTTCCTAATGGTTTAATTACTATATATGATTACCATCAATTTCACAATAATTATTGAATTATTACTATTTGTTATATTCTTTATTGTGTTAAGAAAACTCATTTGGTCACCTCTTTTAAACACCATCAAACATAGAGAAGAGTTCTTTGAAAAAAAGAAAAGGGAAGTAGAAACATATAAGAGCAAAGCCAACCAATTAAGAATCGATTACCAGAAACAAATTGAAATGATTCAAAAAAATTATGAAACTGAAATTGATACTATTGTGCGTAATGCATATAACCAACAAAGAAAAATCATAGAACAAGAGCAAACACGTGCCCGAGAATTACTAAATCAATACCACAATGAATTAGAAAAATACTTTTATATAAATAGAAATTCTATCGAACCATACGCAACAGAATTAGCAGAAAAGATACAGCAATGCTTAGCCAGTCAAAAGAAACTTTTTTAAAGAAACATAAAAGATTTTTCGTAATAATTTCTGTTCTATATATTACAGGTGCTTGTGTCGGGATTTATTTATTTCACTCACCCAATTTATCAAAAGAATATTTATCCAAATACTCAGAAGAGCATTTTAAGTATAGAGAAATTATCAAGGATACGGATTACTTTAAATTCAGACAAAGACCCCACCTTTACATAGGCACACCTGAAAAACAAAACCTGTTCAATTATGCTATACATTATGAGAATAAACCTGACTATCAATCTGAAATTAGAAGAATTAATTATTATTTACTCTGGTTTAAATCTCTTAATACAATCACCATAATATCAATATTCATCCGTTTAGGGTGGTCTCCCCTATTAAGATATATCGATAAATATCAGAGAAACATTTTAAATCAACGAAACGACTTGGAAAAAATGCTTCAATCCTCTACCTCCGAACTAAAAGAAGCAGAGGAAATTTATCGAACATTGGAAAACTATAAAAAAGAAAAAGAACAACAAAAAGAAAACATTATAAAAACGAAACTTCAAGAAATCGAAAGACAAAATCAATTGGCAAAAGAACAAATTGAGTTTCTATTAGAAACTAAGAAGAAAGAAGAGATTTTGAACTATGTAAATAATATTAAACGGTTACTAATTGAAGAATCCATTAGAAAAATAGAAATGGAATTATCAGAAACAGAAACATCCGAACGCCTTGCTCAAACAATAAGCAAGTTCAATTTCTTAATTAACATGCTGTCGTAGGTATAAAACATGAATTATACAACAAGAAATAAATTAGCCACCCGATATGCAGAAGCGTTAAAGTCTCTAATACATGATGAGCAAGAACTATTAAAGGTTAACGAGGCATATCAAACTCTTTCTGCAGTTATGAGAAAAGAACCTCGCTTTATGTCTTTTTTAAAGAACCCTTCTATACCTTATGAAAATAAAATACTATTACTAAATAAAATCTTAGAGACTGTTAATCCCCCTGATTACTTTATAAAATTAGGGGAATATTTAATCAAACGACAACGAGTAGATTTAATCCCATATATAGCCGATGTTTTCTTAGATAAAATTGACCCATGGTTAAACCGTATTGAGGTGGAAGTTATAACAGCAACACGTATAACCCCCGAATCTGAAAAATCGTTGATTAAAACACTTGAACATTTTACAGGTAAGACAGTCCGATTAGTAAAACAGATAAACCCACGAATATTAGGCGGAATTATCGTCCGCTTCTACGGTTTTTCTTTTGATTTCAGTTATAAAACACAATTAGAAAAATTAAAAGAAGAAATTATGAAAAAGGAAATAGATGTCCATGTCATATAACCCACGTATTGATGAAATAACAAATCTGATAAAACAACAAATTAGTTCATATTCAGGAAGTATCGAAGTCTCAGAAACGGGAACTGTTATCCAAAGTGGTGATGGTATTGCACGAATTTTCGGATTAGAAGATGCCTTTATGGGAGAACTTATTGATTTACCCCATAATGTCAAAGGAATGGTTTTTAATTTAGAAGAAGACCACATAGGAGCAATATTATTAGGTGATTATGAAACAATAAAGGAAGGTGATTTAGCCAAACGCACATGGCGAGTCGCTTCCGTTCCCGTAGGTGAATCCTTAATAGGTCGTGTTGTAAATGCATTAGGTGAGCCTGTCGATGCAGGTGGTCCTATCCAGGCGGTGGAACATTACCCTGTAGAACGAATTTCGCCAGGCATCATTGAACGCACACCTGTAAATATTCCATTGCTTACAGGTATTAAAGCCATTGATTCGATGGTACCAATCGGGAGAGGGCAAAGGGAACTCATCATCGGCGACAGACAAACAGGTAAAACCTCTTTGGCAATTGATACAATCATCAACCAAAGCGATAAAAATGTAATCTGTATTTATGTCGCTATTGGTCAAAAACGTTCCACTGTTGCCCAAATTGTCAATGACCTCACCAATTTTGGGGCTATGAAATATACTATCATCGTATCAGCCACCGCTTCGGAACCAGCACCGATGCAATACCTCGCACCCTTTGCTGGATGTGCTATGGGGGAATATTTCCGAGATAAAGGAGAACACGTATTAATCATATATGATGACCTATCAAAACATGCATCCGCATACCGCCAAATCTCCTTACTTCTAAGACGTCCACCAGGAAGAGAAGCTTACCCTGGTGATATTTTTTATCTACACAGCCGATTATTAGAAAGGTCTGCATGTCTACATCCATCAAAAGGAGGAGGCACCCTTACAGCCTTACCTATCGTTGAAACACAAGAAGGAGACGTCTCCTCTTATATCCCTACAAATGTTATATCCATCACAGATGGACAAATCTATTTAGATTCTCCCCTATTTTATTCAGGTATACGCCCTGCAATAAATCCTGGAATTAGTGTCTCAAGAGTTGGTGGTTCCGCTCAAACCCCTATTATGAAAAAAATCGCTGGAACCCTACGTATCTTAATGGCACAATATCGAGAATTAGAAGTTTTTAGTCAATTCGGAAGCGAGTTAGACGAATCGTCAAAAGCTCAATTAGAAAGAGGTAAAAGACTGACTAAAATATTAACTCAAGACCGATTTAAACCCTGCGGATTATCAGAACAAATCATTATCATCTTCGCAGGAATTTATGGATTCACTGATAAAATTCCCCTAAACGACCTAACACGCTTTGAAACTGAACTCACTGCATATATTAAAAATAGTCATCCTGACCTCTATGTCTATTTAGGCTCTAACTCAAAGTGGGATGATACGAAACATAAGGAGCTTGAAGATACAATCCAACTATTCTTAGAAAAACACTGGCATGACAAATAGATACAATAGGATAAAACAATGAGTAGCATTCAGGAAATACGCTCAAGAATAAAAACCATTAAAAATACACAAAAAATAACAAAAGCAATTAAAATGATCGCCACAGTAAGACTTAAAAAAGCACAAAATAACCTACTGATTAGTCGAGTTCTCCCTTCAAAACTCGAAATGGTATGGAACATTTTAAATCAATTACCAGAGTTTAGTCCGACTCATCCACTATTAATTCAAAAAACACCTGCCAATAAAATAGGACTACTCGTTATAACCAGTGACCATGGACTCTGTGGCGGTTTCAATACCCGCATTATTCAAAAAACAAAAGAAGTACTAAATACCACTTTTAAAAATAACACCGTACAAATAATCTCAATAGGAAACAAAGGAAAGGAAGCCCTTAAATATCAAAAAATTCCTATTCATCATTCTTTTGAGAATTTCTTTGAGACGTACTCGTTAGATAAGGTATC
The sequence above is a segment of the Candidatus Hydrogenedens sp. genome. Coding sequences within it:
- a CDS encoding serine/threonine-protein kinase produces the protein MDKRDEKPKDETIIEDSKVPKKIAKYEIIKEIGRGAMGVVYEAYDPLIERKVAIKTARKDLSVSSSVADEIFIRFTREAVMAGKIQHPNVVTIYDMGDEEGLAYIVMEYIEGDDLKTLLGKKKKWPLEEVLKIANATCSALYVTHQHGIVHRDIKPSNILMTKDGKIKLTDFGIAKLPESTLTKDGTLIGTLHYMSPEQFTAGEIDGRSDQFSLAVVLYELITGEKPFTGEEFGVIMHKVLKIQPLPPSDLNVSIPKALDDVLLKAMSKNPNDRYPDMEAFAKALNECVEKSKPKKPTESSDTEAPTVISVKELSEHEDKEKIIIGTSKKKVLPIVIGIVVVFAIIVLLGVFFANKEGNKQGVVTQPTAQQNIAYFGKVIFNIWQASTKEAYEDYQNYLDLKRISDFITPFDGQVEVEIRNQSSEIIYQNKKYQAGDVIQLKGEPNSISWIIRNGEDVITGELPPSLKPKEAGETVAKHILLPPRKN
- a CDS encoding tetratricopeptide repeat protein gives rise to the protein MSNSKFKLIYIFLIILFPARLLLSENLEDVVRQKQGSVLLINCTDTNDDVIQASGFVISADGYVIASAHQVKNAKEIQGKLIDGQIFSLTLLYYSKEKDVSILKANRNFSSWVDINADVNVNAGTSVFTLASPDNLAFSVITGTVSNPNRLYKGNKVFQLTMYADPGASGAPVFNHKGDFIGMIIGKLEGTVFSLAISSEEIRKYLETTPIYEKIIPKSQTDKLNMLETEIIPLPNIDRTVLLAIEFYNKGVNSDDMKKKYEYYKKSAQLFPEFFEAWFNLGVVSEYLSDYQMAEKAYKRAITLDNQSIESKRNLGRLLLKMNRLEEAKETFESLVSLCSNCPQVYNDLGETLRRMNQLDKAEEYFNKAITLDSQYALAYYNLALIQLEKENEEEAIHYFTKYLDYTNETTGKEKVQRWINEMRNQKTKQ
- a CDS encoding F0F1 ATP synthase subunit A; translated protein: MEEIGKRWVLYYIPGTDIPIPLGGLHVYTVITSFFVLFLLLIISYWFSHRFQFIPTKTQSLLEIIILWFKSLIEPIIENSNIDILYEILPFVSSLFLFIFFGILLSLIPLPYLEEPTSDLNCTIALALTSLFYSWITALRFRGFHGIIKEFQGPLYSEGIEGQDKTLIQKLSVLFFFPFKIIEEISKIISLSCRLFGNTLGSGIVSIVISTLTFYMFVPILIDVLLTGFEAFIQAFVFASLSTVYISSYFAEH
- the atpE gene encoding ATP synthase F0 subunit C, which translates into the protein MDTNSWLNVLHFITAQTASTTGNSSSLISGEDYKIIFACISAAITMGLVGVAAALSEGYAAAKACEGIARNPESSGPVTRTMIIGQAVTESVAIYALVIAIIILFLMV
- a CDS encoding ATP synthase F0 subunit B is translated as MITINFTIIIELLLFVIFFIVLRKLIWSPLLNTIKHREEFFEKKKREVETYKSKANQLRIDYQKQIEMIQKNYETEIDTIVRNAYNQQRKIIEQEQTRARELLNQYHNELEKYFYINRNSIEPYATELAEKIQQCLASQKKLF
- the atpH gene encoding ATP synthase F1 subunit delta is translated as MNYTTRNKLATRYAEALKSLIHDEQELLKVNEAYQTLSAVMRKEPRFMSFLKNPSIPYENKILLLNKILETVNPPDYFIKLGEYLIKRQRVDLIPYIADVFLDKIDPWLNRIEVEVITATRITPESEKSLIKTLEHFTGKTVRLVKQINPRILGGIIVRFYGFSFDFSYKTQLEKLKEEIMKKEIDVHVI
- the atpA gene encoding F0F1 ATP synthase subunit alpha — protein: MSYNPRIDEITNLIKQQISSYSGSIEVSETGTVIQSGDGIARIFGLEDAFMGELIDLPHNVKGMVFNLEEDHIGAILLGDYETIKEGDLAKRTWRVASVPVGESLIGRVVNALGEPVDAGGPIQAVEHYPVERISPGIIERTPVNIPLLTGIKAIDSMVPIGRGQRELIIGDRQTGKTSLAIDTIINQSDKNVICIYVAIGQKRSTVAQIVNDLTNFGAMKYTIIVSATASEPAPMQYLAPFAGCAMGEYFRDKGEHVLIIYDDLSKHASAYRQISLLLRRPPGREAYPGDIFYLHSRLLERSACLHPSKGGGTLTALPIVETQEGDVSSYIPTNVISITDGQIYLDSPLFYSGIRPAINPGISVSRVGGSAQTPIMKKIAGTLRILMAQYRELEVFSQFGSELDESSKAQLERGKRLTKILTQDRFKPCGLSEQIIIIFAGIYGFTDKIPLNDLTRFETELTAYIKNSHPDLYVYLGSNSKWDDTKHKELEDTIQLFLEKHWHDK
- the atpG gene encoding ATP synthase F1 subunit gamma; translated protein: MSSIQEIRSRIKTIKNTQKITKAIKMIATVRLKKAQNNLLISRVLPSKLEMVWNILNQLPEFSPTHPLLIQKTPANKIGLLVITSDHGLCGGFNTRIIQKTKEVLNTTFKNNTVQIISIGNKGKEALKYQKIPIHHSFENFFETYSLDKVSSLVHTLSQHILSNELDCIFVIYTKLGLSYNTIVELERILPLPIEQISKKDTKTTKNVWIFEPNIEDIIQKVCEMFLLSELHRIFQESLACEQLARMQAMELATKNADETLQNLTLVFNKTRQELITKEMLEVISGVESLE